A window from Salvia miltiorrhiza cultivar Shanhuang (shh) chromosome 2, IMPLAD_Smil_shh, whole genome shotgun sequence encodes these proteins:
- the LOC131011296 gene encoding uncharacterized protein LOC131011296 isoform X4, whose product MRFKLSFPGGSFETWSENLALASFGGMIPFQNSSSLTTSPAAILLLASLLSILFRNPKNSHHLHNGVVQQYIQQIKHLESEQTSSISKANWVLKEQRSWRQVRDFFGWMKLQVLLLYMDLLSGVDMDRVSFVRCCMGRLVYGSFF is encoded by the exons ATGCGATTCAAGCTTTCATTTCCCGGTGGAAGCTTCGAGACATGGTCAGAAAACCTAGCTCTAGCATCTTTTGGAGGTATGATTCCCTTTCAAAATTCTTCGTCTCTCACCACCTCTCCCGCAGCGATTCTATTGCTAGCCTCGCTGTTAAGTATCCTGTTCAG GAATCCGAAGAACTCACATCATCTACACAATGGAG TTGTGCAGCAATATATACAGCAAATCAAGCATCTGGAATCTGAACAAACTTCATCAATATCTAAAGCAAATTGGGTCTTGAAGGAGCAGAGGAGCTGGCGCCAAGTTAGGGACTTCTTTGGTTGGATGAAATTACAg GTACTCTTGCTGTACATGGATCTATTGAGTGGTGTTGACATGGACAGAGTTAGTTTCGTAAGGTGTTGTATGGGCAGATTGGTTTATGgtagttttttttaa
- the LOC131011296 gene encoding uncharacterized protein LOC131011296 isoform X3, with protein MRFKLSFPGGSFETWSENLALASFGGMIPFQNSSSLTTSPAAILLLASLLSILFRNPKNSHHLHNGVVQQYIQQIKHLESEQTSSISKANWVLKEQRSWRQVRDFFGWMKLQNGHVGFMLSCYDAQLSYGSTSDNFVARYSCCTWIY; from the exons ATGCGATTCAAGCTTTCATTTCCCGGTGGAAGCTTCGAGACATGGTCAGAAAACCTAGCTCTAGCATCTTTTGGAGGTATGATTCCCTTTCAAAATTCTTCGTCTCTCACCACCTCTCCCGCAGCGATTCTATTGCTAGCCTCGCTGTTAAGTATCCTGTTCAG GAATCCGAAGAACTCACATCATCTACACAATGGAG TTGTGCAGCAATATATACAGCAAATCAAGCATCTGGAATCTGAACAAACTTCATCAATATCTAAAGCAAATTGGGTCTTGAAGGAGCAGAGGAGCTGGCGCCAAGTTAGGGACTTCTTTGGTTGGATGAAATTACAg AATGGGCATGTGGGATTTATGCTTTCGTGTTATGACGCACAATTAAGCTATGGTTCAACCTCAGACAATTTTGTTGCTAG GTACTCTTGCTGTACATGGATCTATTGA
- the LOC131011296 gene encoding uncharacterized protein LOC131011296 isoform X6, whose translation MVRKPSSSIFWRNPKNSHHLHNGVVQQYIQQIKHLESEQTSSISKANWVLKEQRSWRQVRDFFGWMKLQNGHVGFMLSCYDAQLSYGSTSDNFVARYKNLLYKNVLSTLAVHGSIEWC comes from the exons ATGGTCAGAAAACCTAGCTCTAGCATCTTTTGGAG GAATCCGAAGAACTCACATCATCTACACAATGGAG TTGTGCAGCAATATATACAGCAAATCAAGCATCTGGAATCTGAACAAACTTCATCAATATCTAAAGCAAATTGGGTCTTGAAGGAGCAGAGGAGCTGGCGCCAAGTTAGGGACTTCTTTGGTTGGATGAAATTACAg AATGGGCATGTGGGATTTATGCTTTCGTGTTATGACGCACAATTAAGCTATGGTTCAACCTCAGACAATTTTGTTGCTAG ATATAAAAACCTTCTATACAAGAATGTCCTAA GTACTCTTGCTGTACATGGATCTATTGAGTGGTGTTGA
- the LOC131011296 gene encoding uncharacterized protein LOC131011296 isoform X5 encodes MRFKLSFPGGSFETWSENLALASFGGMIPFQNSSSLTTSPAAILLLASLLSILFRNPKNSHHLHNGVVQQYIQQIKHLESEQTSSISKANWVLKEQRSWRQVRDFFGWMKLQVWIDIGLQNLAHSFLVHLVLSVKI; translated from the exons ATGCGATTCAAGCTTTCATTTCCCGGTGGAAGCTTCGAGACATGGTCAGAAAACCTAGCTCTAGCATCTTTTGGAGGTATGATTCCCTTTCAAAATTCTTCGTCTCTCACCACCTCTCCCGCAGCGATTCTATTGCTAGCCTCGCTGTTAAGTATCCTGTTCAG GAATCCGAAGAACTCACATCATCTACACAATGGAG TTGTGCAGCAATATATACAGCAAATCAAGCATCTGGAATCTGAACAAACTTCATCAATATCTAAAGCAAATTGGGTCTTGAAGGAGCAGAGGAGCTGGCGCCAAGTTAGGGACTTCTTTGGTTGGATGAAATTACAg GTATGGATCGACATTGGCCTTCAAAATCTTGCTCATTCTTTTTTGGTACATTTGGTTTTGAGTGTCAAAATTTGA
- the LOC131011296 gene encoding uncharacterized protein LOC131011296 isoform X1, producing the protein MRFKLSFPGGSFETWSENLALASFGGMIPFQNSSSLTTSPAAILLLASLLSILFRNPKNSHHLHNGVVQQYIQQIKHLESEQTSSISKANWVLKEQRSWRQVRDFFGWMKLQNGHVGFMLSCYDAQLSYGSTSDNFVARYKNLLYKNVLSKSIYIHLLCKLLKISIIS; encoded by the exons ATGCGATTCAAGCTTTCATTTCCCGGTGGAAGCTTCGAGACATGGTCAGAAAACCTAGCTCTAGCATCTTTTGGAGGTATGATTCCCTTTCAAAATTCTTCGTCTCTCACCACCTCTCCCGCAGCGATTCTATTGCTAGCCTCGCTGTTAAGTATCCTGTTCAG GAATCCGAAGAACTCACATCATCTACACAATGGAG TTGTGCAGCAATATATACAGCAAATCAAGCATCTGGAATCTGAACAAACTTCATCAATATCTAAAGCAAATTGGGTCTTGAAGGAGCAGAGGAGCTGGCGCCAAGTTAGGGACTTCTTTGGTTGGATGAAATTACAg AATGGGCATGTGGGATTTATGCTTTCGTGTTATGACGCACAATTAAGCTATGGTTCAACCTCAGACAATTTTGTTGCTAG ATATAAAAACCTTCTATACAAGAATGTCCTAAGTAAGTCTATTTACATCCACCTACTTTGTAAGTTATTGAAGATATCAATTATTAGTTGA
- the LOC131011296 gene encoding uncharacterized protein LOC131011296 isoform X2 encodes MRFKLSFPGGSFETWSENLALASFGGMIPFQNSSSLTTSPAAILLLASLLSILFRNPKNSHHLHNGVVQQYIQQIKHLESEQTSSISKANWVLKEQRSWRQVRDFFGWMKLQNGHVGFMLSCYDAQLSYGSTSDNFVARYKNLLYKNVLSTLAVHGSIEWC; translated from the exons ATGCGATTCAAGCTTTCATTTCCCGGTGGAAGCTTCGAGACATGGTCAGAAAACCTAGCTCTAGCATCTTTTGGAGGTATGATTCCCTTTCAAAATTCTTCGTCTCTCACCACCTCTCCCGCAGCGATTCTATTGCTAGCCTCGCTGTTAAGTATCCTGTTCAG GAATCCGAAGAACTCACATCATCTACACAATGGAG TTGTGCAGCAATATATACAGCAAATCAAGCATCTGGAATCTGAACAAACTTCATCAATATCTAAAGCAAATTGGGTCTTGAAGGAGCAGAGGAGCTGGCGCCAAGTTAGGGACTTCTTTGGTTGGATGAAATTACAg AATGGGCATGTGGGATTTATGCTTTCGTGTTATGACGCACAATTAAGCTATGGTTCAACCTCAGACAATTTTGTTGCTAG ATATAAAAACCTTCTATACAAGAATGTCCTAA GTACTCTTGCTGTACATGGATCTATTGAGTGGTGTTGA